A window from Cryptomeria japonica chromosome 1, Sugi_1.0, whole genome shotgun sequence encodes these proteins:
- the LOC131040641 gene encoding cytochrome P450 720B2-like, which produces MEESIYFSSIFIVVGYVFLFFLTLYLFSCVYFDLNNGLGSDLIGERSCGKAKSFQYGEIVRCNKFGRPTVVSVDPEFNKFVLQNEGRLFKASYFKSLHDLMGMYSMITVTGDLHRQLHGSAVKLLTNEKLRRNFMPAIQVVFKQTMTKWEGREIVLQPECKRLVLNVMAKHLLNVSADIETDELCSLMTDFISGIVSVPVEMLDRAYAKGLRARRILSGKFYKLMDERKINARDDLLSNLVNEENLPKEIVADFLFILLVASYETASRTMAIAIHFLSQSNEALDQLKEEHETIQTHKGDEKLQWEDYKNMKFTQCVINEALRLSSIAVGLVRETTEDVTAKGGYVIPKGWGVMTFFYAVHMNGKFFNDPLKFNPWRWQGKDKEELLWKNYDMLFSPFGGGRRLCPGADLARMSISFFLHFFVTKFRWEIVKEGRITFFPIPHMEGGLPIRLFAKSPSAME; this is translated from the exons ATGGAAGAATCCAtctacttctcttctatatttaTAGTTGTGGGATatgttttcttattttttctcacaCTATATCTGTTCAG CTGtgtttattttgatttaaataatggGCTGGGGTCTGATTTGATTGGCGAGAGGTCCTGTGGTAAAGCAAAGTCTTTCCA GTATGGTGAAATAGTTAGATGCAATAAGTTTGGAAGGCCAACAGTGGTGTCTGTGGATCCTGAATTCAACAAGTTtgttttgcaaaatgaaggaagaTTGTTTAAAGCAAGTTACTTTAAATCGCTTCATGATCTAATGGGTATGTATAGCATGATAACAGTGACAGGAGATCTTCACAGGCAACTCCATGGAAGTGCTGTTAAGTTGCTCACCAATGAAAAGTTGAGAAGAAATTTCATGCCTGCCATTCAAGTTGTATTCAAACAAACCATGACAAAGTGGGAAGGAAGAGAAATAGTTCTTCAACCAGAATGCAAGAGG TTAGTTTTGAATGTGATGGCCAAGCACTTGCTGAATGTGTCAGCAGACATAGAAACAGATGAGCTCTGCAGCCTCATGACAGACTTCATAAGTGGAATTGTTTCAGTTCCAGTAGAGATGTTAGATCGTGCTTATGCAAAAGGATTGAGGGCCAGAAGGATTTTGAGTGGCAAGTTTTACAAGCTCATGGATGAAAGGAAAATAAATGCTCGTGATGATTTACTATCTAACCTTGTAAATGAGGAGAATCTTCCGAAGGAGATTGTGGctgattttctttttattttactgGTTGCAAGCTATGAGACTGCATCTAGAACAATGGCTATAGCTATTCATTTCCTTTCTCAATCAAATGAAGCCTTAGACCAACTCAAG GAGGAGCATGAAACAATCCAAACACACAAGGGAGATGAGAAACTTCAGTGGGAAGACTATAAAAATATGAAGTTCACTCAATGT GTTATAAATGAAGCTCTTCGACTGTCAAGCATAGCTGTGGGGCTTGTAAGAGAAACAACAGAAGACGTTACAGCTAAAGGTG GCTATGTGATACCTAAAGGATGGGGAGTAATGACATTTTTCTACGCAGTCCATatgaatggaaaattctttaacgaTCCTCTCAAATTTAATCCCTGGCGTTGGCAAGGAAAGGATAAA GAAGAACTACTATGGAAAAACTATGATATGCTATTTTctccatttggaggaggaagaCGGTTATGTCCAGGAGCCGACTTGGCTAGAATGAGCATCtcctttttccttcacttctttgtAACAAAATTCAG GTGGGAAATTGTTAAAGAGGGGAGGATCACTTTCTTTCCTATTCCTCACATGGAAGGTGGTTTGCCCATTCGTCTCTTTGCCAAGAGCCCATCTGCCATGGAATAA